ACCGGTCAGCGGGAGATTGTAGGCAACTTTCCAGGTATGACCTTTGCACCGCGGTTCTCACCCGATGGGCAGAGTGTTGTCATGAGCTTGCAGCAGGGTAGCAATGCAAACATCTTCAAGATGGATTTGCGGTCGCGGCAGACGACCCGCTTGACCAATTCAGCTGCCATTGATACGAGCCCGTCGTTCTCCCCGGACAGCCAACGCATTGTGTTCGAATCCGATCGGGGAGGCTCACAGCAGCTTTATGTGATGAGTGCATCTGGCGGCCAAGCTCAGCGGATTTCCTTTGGCCCGGGGCGCTATTCGACACCGGTCTGGTCTCCGCGGGGCGATCTGATCGCCTTTACCAAGCAGCACCAGGGCCGGTTTATGATTGGCGTGATGCGGCCTGATGGGAAAGGCGAGCGGGTTCTCACTGAGGGCTATCATAACGAAGGGCCAGCATGGTCTCCGAATGGCCGCGTGCTTGTGTTTTTCCGCGATACTCCCGGGGCCAATGGCGGTCCTCAAGTATGGACCGTAGACTTAACCGGATACAATGAACAAAGGCTGGAAACCCCGGCATTTGCATCAGATCCGTCTTGGTCGCCATTGATCGATTGAGACAACGAATAACGATTTGTTTACCAGCCTTATTGAGAGCGCATTAACCGACTTTGGCTAGAAAGCGTTTACCAAGATATTTGGGCACATTGGAAAAGCCGGTGTCGCGGGCTGGGGTAAGGAGACAGGAATGTTCAATATGGTGAGTGCCTCCAGTGGCGCGCGTTGGATTGCAGTCTGTTTTGCAGTCCTTTTTGCCGCGGCTTGTGCGCAAACGAAGCCGGACGGATTGGCGACAAACGTCAAGCCGGGGACCGGACAGGATTTCGTGGTGAATGTCGGGGACCGAGTGTTCTTCGAAGAGGACCAATCAACTTTGAACTCGCAAGGTCAGGCAACGCTGGCCAATCAGGCGAAGTGGCTCAGCCGGTATTCTAAGTACACGATCACCGTTGAAGGTCATGCTGATGAGCGCGGTACCCGCCAGTATAATATTGCGCTTGGTGCAAGACGTGCACAAGCTGCTCGTGATTACCTCGTATCCCAGGGTGTTTCTGCCTCCCGGATCAAAACGATTTCGTACGGCAAAGAACGGCCAGTTGCCGTTTGTAACGACAACAGCTGCTGGTCTCAGAACCGGCGGGCGGTCACTGTGTTGAACAACGCGACCAACTGATCAACGCTCGAATAACGCTACAAACGCCGGGTTTTTGCCCGGCGTTTTTATTTGCCCGGAGCAAAAACACGCCGTTTCCAGGCTTGTTTGTCAAAATTTGGCCGAACTCGGAGCGCCATTTGCGCTAGAATTCAGCGTGCGGCCATCCGGGTGAGTACCTCTCCCTGCCAATCAGATGGCTTTCCATTTATCGGTATTGGTATATGACAAGTGGCTGCACAGCGGAGGGACGAATGAAACAGTTTTACAGGCTGGTATGCCCTGTATTGGCCGTAATGCTCATCTCAGTGGCAACGCCATCTCATGCGCAACTTTTCGGTAAACGGAATGACGATTCCAGTGTCCGTATCGGACAGTTGGAAGAGCAAATTCGGGTCTTAACCGGCCAAATCGAGCAAATGGCGTTTCAAATGCGTGAATTGCAGGATCAAATGCGCCGGATGCAGGAAGACAACGAATACCGTTTTCAGCAGCTTGAAGGCGGGACGCCCGGCAAACGGTCGGACGCTTCACCTGGGCTGGTGCCGGATGGCACACCTCAGTCTGAAGGCCTGGTCGCACCCGGCGGTGGATTAGCAACCCTTCCTGCCGACGGTTCTGGAGATGGTGATTGGTCCCAATCGGGCGGATATGAAGCCGGCTCAGGCATTCCGTCGAATGGACCGATTGATTTGTCTTCGTTGGCACAAGGTCAGGTCGTGCCACCGGGAGCAGCGCAAGACACCACGCCCAGCCCAGAGTTCTCGACAGACGATGACCAGATTGCCGGTATCATTGGAAGTGGTGACCCGCGGACGGATTACGACCGAGCATATTCCATGGCAGTGAATGGAGATTATGCTGCGGCAGAGGCTGGTTTTCGTACCTTCTTGGAGAGCTATCCGGACAATCAACTGGCGGCAAATGCGCAGTACTGGCTCGGCGAAAGCCTCCTGGCCCAGCAGAACTTCCGCGAGGCAGCGGACGCATTTTTGAAAACCTACCGGGATCATCCTGGCAATTCAAAAAGCCCGGACAGTTTGCTGAAGCTCGGCGTGTCGCTTCGCGGGCTCGGGGAAACTGATGTTGCCTGCGCGACGTTTTCAGAACTCTTGAGCAAATTTCCAAATGCTGCGCCGGCGGTTTTGTCACAAGCGCGGGATGAACGCCAAAGTGCCCAGTGTTCGTAACCAGCCGGATCCGTATTCCGGGCTCACTGACCGGGAAATTGACCAACTATTTCATTCATTGAAAAACTTCTCAAAAATTGCTCTTGCTGTCTCCGGTGGTGGAGACTCAGTTTGTTTGCTGCTCGCCTTTTGTGAATGGCGATCGAGACGAAACTGGGAAGGAGCGTGCGAGGTGGTCGTTGTTGATCACCAACTGCGTCCAGAAAGCTCTCAAGAAGCGTGCTTTGTTCGGGAACTGAGTGAACAACATGGTTTGCGCTGCCATATTCTGAAATGGACGGATGACAAGCCGGAAACTGGTGTTCAAGAGGCGGCGCGCGGCGCGCGATACCAGTTGATCGCAAAACAGACAGCTGTGTCGGGTTTTGAGGCCGTTCTTCTCGCGCATCATCTCGATGACCAGGCTGAAACGTTTCTCGATCGTTTGACCCGTGGGAGCGGATTAAACGGGCTTGGCGCCATGGCTTCAGATGAACCTGAAGGACCTGCCGGTCTTCGTTTGCTGCGCCCGTTTCTCGGTGTGCCCAAAAGCCGTCTTTTAGCAACCTTAGAAGAACGGGATCAAAAATGGTGTGACGATCCTTCAAATAAGAGTTTGAAATACAAGCGCAGCCGTTTGCGGTCGATTTCGAGCACTCTCTCCGAAGAGGGGTTGTCGCCGAGCCGGATTGCCACAACAGCACGGCAGCTGAGGCGTGCGCGCGAAGCTCTGGAGATGGTCCTCGCGGAGCTTTTTCGACAGCATGTCGAGGAACATCCGGCAGGACCGGTCAAGACTTCGACACTGGTGTTTCGCGCCCAGTCAGAAGAATTCAGGCTGCGTTTGCTCATTCTCATGATCGAGCGGGTAACGGGCCGGGTTTATCAGCCGAAGTTACGGAAGATCGAAGCCCTCGATCACTGGATTTTGAACAACAACGCAGGGCGCCAAACATTGGGTGGAGCCGTTCTGGAAATAAAACGGGATACTCTATTTGTTTGGAAAGAAATCGGCCGATCACCGCCTGAGGTTCTTGAGAACCTCCGCGGAGAGGGAAATTGGGATGCCCGATTTTTGTTCGATGTTCAAGCCGCCGCCGGCGCACCTTCGAGCAGTATGGCTGTCAGCCTCGGCCCGCTGTTCAATGCGCCGGTCGACCGGCGGCAGGTTTCCTGGCCAAATGGGTGGCCAAAGGAGGCGTTTGAAAGCGCGCCGGTTTTCTGGATTGGAAACGGGCCGGTGGGCGTTCGGTGTGCGGCCTCATTGATCTGGCATGATGCAGGGCGTGGCGGGTGCGAAATTTCACTTCAGCGTATCCCCGTTCCGGTAAAATTGGCCGGTAACTATAGGACAGATCTTGAGGGGTCTTAGGTTTTCCGCGGTTTTCGCGGGCGCAAACATCTGTTAGGGGTGTGTCTTAAGAAAATAGTCAGTGTGCATGCGCAATATGGCGCACCACCTTGGCATAGGGCTATGGGCGACCTATCTTCGCTAAAAGAAATGTAACCGCGCGCATTCTAATAAAGTCGCGTCGGGCGGTTAAGGGATAGAAATGAACGCACATTTTCGCAACTTCGCGCTCTGGGTGATAATCGCCCTTCTGCTGATCGCTTTGTTCCAGCTGTTTCAGAGCCCAACACAGAACAGCGTAACGGACGAGATCGCTTTCTCTGAGTTCATGAATAAAGTCGATCGCGGTGACGTGCGATCGGTGACAATTCAGGAACAGAAGATCTCCGGCAGCTCGACGACGGGTCCGTTCCAGACATACGCGCCCGAAGGCGCGCAATATGTCGAGGAACTTCGCACAAAAGGCGTCCTGATCAACGCTCGTCCGCCGGCTGAAAGCTCACCGCTCCTCGGCGCTCTGTTCTCTTGGCTTCCGATGCTCATCATTCTTGGCATCTGGATTTTCGTAATGCGGCAAATGCAAGGCTCTGGCGGCAAAGCCATGGGCTTTGGCAAGTCCAAAGCGAAACTGCTGACCGAAGCGCACGGCCGGGTCACATTCGAAGACGTTGCCGGCATAGATGAAGCTAAAGAAGATCTTCAGGAAATCGTTGAGTTCTTGCGTGATCCGCAAAAATTCCAGCGGCTCGGCGGTCGGATTCCGCGCGGCGTGCTACTGGTCGGCCCTCCGGGTACCGGTAAAACCCTGACCGCCCGTGCGGTTGCGGGTGAAGCAAACGTGCCATTCTTCACGATCTCCGGCTCTGACTTTGTGGAAATGTTTGTCGGCGTGGGTGCAAGCCGCGTGCGCGACATGTTCGAGCAAGCCAAGAAAAATGCACCGTGCATCATCTTTATCGATGAGATTGACGCCGTTGGCCGTCACCGCGGTGCAGGCCTTGGTGGTGGGAATGATGAGCGTGAGCAGACGCTCAACCAGCTTCTCGTCGAGATGGACGGGTTTGAGCCGAACGAGGGCATCATCATCATCGCGGCAACCAACCGTCCGGACGTACTTGATCCTGCGCTTCTGCGCCCGGGCCGGTTCGACCGTCAGATTGTCGTTCCGAACCCGGACGTGACTGGCCGCGAAAAGATCCTCAAGGTCCACATGCGGAAAGTGCCACTGGCTCCGGATGTCGATGTGCGCACACTGGCACGCGGCACACCAGGCTTCTCGGGTGCCGATCTCATGAACCTTGTGAACGAGGCCGCCCTTCTTGCCGCCCGCCGGTCCAAGCGCTTGGTCACGATGGCCGAGTTCGAGGACGCCAAGGATAAGGTCATGATGGGTGCAGAGCGCCGCACCTTGGTGATGACTGAGGAAGAAAAGAAGCTGACCGCCTACCATGAAGCCGGGCATGCACTTGTCGCTCTTCATCAGGAAGCTTCTGATCCCATCCACAAGGCAACGATCATCCCGCGCGGGCGCGCGCTTGGTATGGTCATGCGGTTGCCGGAAAAAGATCAGGTGTCTTTGACACGTGCCAAGTGTAAAGCCGATTTGGCTGTTGCCATGGGTGGTCGCGTTGCCGAAGAAATGATCTTCGGATATGAGAAGGTGACCTCAGGCGCATCTGGTGACATCCAGATGGCGACCAAACTTGCCCGCGCGATGGCAACCCAATTCGGTATGTCCGACAAGCTTGGGCCATTGCTGTACGGCGAAAACCAGGAAGAGGTTTTCCTCGGTCATTCCGTCGCAAAGAACCAGAACGTGGCGGATGAGACCCAGAAGATCGTCGATGCTGAAATCAAATCCTTCGTCAATCAGGGATATGAGACAGCGAAGAAAATCCTTGGTGATCACGAAGACCAATTGCACAGCATTGCCAAAGGTCTACTCGAATACGAGACGCTCTCCGGCGATGAGATCAAGGGCTTGCTGGATGGCAAGCCGCCGGTGCGGGACACTGATGACGATCAGCCGATTGGCCGGTCCTCTGCGGTGCCGAAAGCGGGAGCCAAGCGCGGCGGCGATGAGCCAAGCGGCGGCATGGAGCCTCAGCCACAGGCCTAATACGCTCTACGACTGAACAACAAAAGTGCCCGGTGTCTCACCGGGCACTTTTCATGTGTTTGAATAGATATGAACCGGCTGCTGGTGGTAACATTTGCTCATAAGATGTGACACACGGCGCCGGAAATCTCGGTTACAACGACAAAGATTCGAAAACGACAAGGTTTGGTTTATGCGCAAGTTCTTCGGCACCGACGGGATTCGCGGGCAGGCGAATGCCTATCCAATGACCGCGGAGATGGCACTTAAGATCGGCATGGCGGCGGGCCTGGTGTTCAAGAATGGCGGGCATCGCCATCGCGTTGTCATCGGAAAAGACACGAGACTATCCGGTTACATGCTGGAAAATGCTCTGGTGGCGGGTTTCACATCAGTCGGTATGGATGTTTTCCTGCTTGGGCCTCTTCCAACCCCTGCCGTTGCGATGTTGACCCGTTCCTTGCGTACGGATCTTGGTGTGATGATCTCCGCATCTCACAATCCCTTCCAGGACAATGGCATCAAATTCTTCGGGCCTGATGGCTTCAAACTGAGTGACGAAATCGAGAAGTCCATCGAAACCCTCGTCGAAAGCGATCTGACACCGCATCTCGCCAACGCTCAGGAGCTTGGGCGTGCCAAACGGATTGATGGTGCCCAAGAGCGCTATATCGAAACTGCAAAGCGCACCCTGCCGCGCAAAATGAGCCTGGAAGGCCTGCGGGTCGTTGTCGATTGCGCCAACGGAGCTGCCTACAAAGTTGCGCCGGATGCTCTTTTTGAGCTCGGTGCTGATGTAATCCGTATGGGCGTTTCTCCGGACGGGTTTAACATCAACAAGGATTGCGGGTCGACGTCCACAGATGCGTTGTCCAAGAAGGTTCATGAAGTGCGCGCGGACATCGGCATTGCCCTTGATGGTGATGCGGATCGGGTAATCATCGTAGATGAAAACGGAACTGTAGTTGACGGTGACCAGCTGATGGCGGTGGTTGCCCAATCCTGGCAAGCCAATGGTCGCTTGGCGGGCAACGGTATCGTTGCAACTGTTATGTCCAATCTTGGCTTGGAACGGTATTTGGGGGATCTGGGGCTCGGACTTGAGCGCACAAAAGTCGGCGACCGTTATGTGGTCGAACATATGCGCGCCAATGGCTTCAACGTGGGCGGGGAGCAGTCCGGTCATATTGTGCTGTCGGACTTCGCGACCACAGGTGACGGGCTGATTGCCGCACTTCAGATTATGGCTTGTATCAAGCAGCAGGATAAACCTGTGTCAGAAGTTTGCCGCCGGTTTGAACCTGTTCCGCAAATCCTGAAAAACGTCCGCTACAAAGGCGGTGCGCCGCTTCAGCATTCCGAGGTAAAATCTGCGATTGAGGACGGCGAAGCCCGCCTCGGCACATCCGGACGTCTCGTGATCAGAGCCTCTGGGACAGAACCGTTGATTCGGGTTATGGCCGAAGGCGATGACGCGGATTTGGTTAAACAAGTTGTGAACGATATTGCCGGGGTTGTTGCGTCTTCCGCTGCGTAGCGCTTGCGGCCTCTTGGAATCGCTTATGTTCTTAACAATAAAGCCAGCTGATTCAGCTGGCTTTTTTAATGTTTGGTAAAAAGCAGGGGGCAAGATTTACCATTCATTTACGTAAAAAAACTCGGTTAAAGAACACAGTTAAGTCAACCTTAATGAATAGGCGTCATTTTTGGCCTCGAGATTGGTGTGTCGGCAATTAAATGCAGACGCTACATCGGAAGAGGACGAAGACATGGATAGATTTTTTAAACGTTTGTCTTTGACCGGCTTTGCTGTTGTGCTGTCCACTGCGGGTTTTGCAGCAGACTTGCCGACGCCGGTCATTGAACACGTACCGGTCGCTCCGGCGGCCGTCGGCGGTTTCTACCTGCGGGGTGACATCGGCTACAAGGTCTACGGCGACCCAAGTGGAAGCTTCAACGACTCCGCGATCGGTGGACTGCGCTATGAGCGCGAGAGCCTCGACAACACCTGGATGATTGGTGCAGGTGTCGGTTACCAGTTCAACCGCTACTTCAGAAGTGATGTGACGGTCGACTATGAGGCCAAGGCAACCGCAACTGGCTACGCGCCGTGTGGTGGCTGTGCAGCTGCAGGTCAATTCTCAACCGAGAAGGCCGACATTGACGTCTGGACAGTCATGCTGAACGGTTATGTCGATCTTGCGACCTGGAACCGGATCACACCTTATGTCGGTGCCGGTATCGGTGCATCATACGTGAGTGCAAGCAACAAAACGTCGCTCAATCCGGACGGCACGTTCTCCAGCTACGACGGCAGCAACGGCGACTGGAATTTCGCCTGGGCCTTGATGGCAGGTGCAGAATATGCTGTCACGCCGAATTGGAGCATCGACGCTGGCTACCGGTATAAGGACCTCGGCGAGGCGAAAACCGTGAAGCTTTATAACGTTGGTACGGGTGAATCCCGTGAAGTGTGGGAAGACTTGACCGCTCACGAATTCCGCATTGGTGCGCGCTACACATTCAACGCACCTGCAGCGGCTCCGGCATATTATCCAGCCGGGCCGATCACGAGTAATTTCTGATTTTCCAGCATACGTGTTGGCGAAAGGGCCGGTCATCGACCGGCCCTTTTTCTTGTCTTTTTCGCAATTGAATTGACGTAACTGCCTTTCAGCTTTATCCCCATAGGTGGGCCACCCCTCCCCAACGAGGGGCTCCTATCTGTGAGGGTAGACTTGAAATGAGCATAGTAATCTCCAAGCCGGACGTGCGTCCGGCCAATCCTAATTTTTCTTCTGGTCCCTGTTCCAAGCGTCCCGGCTGGTCGCTGGAAGCGCTTTCCGATGCGCCGCTTGGACGGTCGCACCGCGCCAAGCCGGGCAAGGCCAAACTTGCGGAAGCCATTGAGCTGACACGCAAGGTGCTGAACGTGCCGGACGATTACCGCATTGGCATCGTTCCGGCTTCCGATACCGGCGCAGTTGAAATGGCCATGTGGTCGCTGCTCGGTGCCCGGGGCGTCGACATGCTTGCCTGGGAAAGCTTCGGATCTGGTTGGGTGACCGATGTGGTCAAACAGCTGAAGCTGGAAAATGTCCGCAAGATAGAAGCGCCTTATGGCGAGCTGCCGGACCTTTCGACGGTCGACTTTTCGAATGATGTCGTCTTCACATGGAATGGGACCACATCCGGCGTCCGTGTGCCGGACGGAGACTGGATTCCAGCGAACCGTGAAGGTTTGACAATCTGCGATGCGACTTCGGCCGCATTCGCGCAGGAGCTGGACTTTGCCAAGCTCGATGTGGTGACGTTTTCCTGGCAAAAGGTGCTTGGCGGTGAAGCCGCACATGGCATGCTGATCCTCAGCCCGCGCGCTGTCGAACGCCTTGAAACTTATTCTCCGGCTTGGCCCTTGCCGAAGATTTTCCGCCTGACCAAAGGCGGGAAGCTGATTGAAGGGATTTTCCGCGGCGAGACGATCAACACGCCGTCCATGCTGTGCGTTGAAGACTATCTCGATGCCCTGAAGTGGGCGGAAGATCTGGGTGGTTTGGCCGGTCTTGTGGCGCGCGCTGACGGCAACCTTGAGGTTCTGGCTGATTGGGTTGACCAGACCTCCTGGGTTGATTTCTTGCCGAAGGATCCTGTGACCCGGTCCAACACATCTGTCTGTCTGACTGTGGTTGATCCGGACATTCTGGCGCTGTCCGATGAGCACCAGGCCGCTTTCGCGAAGGGCATGGTTTCCATGCTCGACAGTGAAGGCGTTGCTTATGACATCGGCGCTTACCGGGATGCACCATCCGGCCTTCGGATCTGGGCAGGTGCAACCGTTGAGGCCAGTGATCTGAAAGCGCTGACGTCCTGGCTGGACTGGGCCTTCCAAACCGAAAAAGCGAAACACGCTCAGGCCGCCTGAGCCTGTTCTTTGAACAACTAAGTCCAATGCCGGGTGGTACGCTGCCCGGACAGGTATTGATGTCAAGGAGAGGCTCATATGGCCCCGAAAGTATTGATTTCTGACAAGTTGTCTCCAGCTGCCGTACAGATCTTCAAGGATCGCGGTGTGGAGGCGGATTTCCTGCCCGATGTTGGCAAGGACAAGGAAAAGCTGCGCGAGATCATCGGTCAGTATGATGGCCTGGCAATCCGCTCTGCTACGAAGGTGACGGAAAAGATCATCGCTGCAGCGGACAACCTGAAGGTTGTCGGCCGTGCAGGGATTGGCGTCGACAATGTTGACATTCCCAAGGCCACGGCACGTGGCATCATCGTGATGAACACGCCTTTCGGCAATGCCATTACGACGGCCGAACATGCGATATCCATGATGATGGCGGTGGCCCGTCAAATACCGGCCGCTGATGCGTCGACCCAGGCCGGCAAATGGGAAAAGTCCCGGTTCATGGGCCGCGAGATCACCGGCAAAACCTTGGGCCTGATCGGCTGCGGAAACATCGGATCGATCGTTGCCGAGCGGGGTATCGGTCTCAAGATGAAGGTGATTGCCTTTGACCCTTTCCTGACGCCGGAACGGGCACTGGCGCTCGGCGTCGAGAAGGTGGAGTTGGATGGGCTTCTCTCTCGGTCGGACTTCATCACGTTGCACACACCGCTGACTGACAAGACGCGGAACACCATTGATGCTGCCGCGATCGCTCAAATGCGGGACGGGGCCTACCTCATCAACTGTGCCCGCGGCGGTCTTGCTGATGAACAGGCCGTCCGTGATGCGCTTGATAGCGGGAAACTTGCGGGCGCTGCTTTCGACGTCTTTGTCGATGAACCGGCCAAGGAAAATGTGCTTTTCGGCGCGCCGACCTTCGTGTCCACACCGCATCTTGGAGCCTCAACGGAGGAAGCCCAAGAGAACGTTGCTCTGCAGGTTGCCGAGCAAATGTGTGATTACCTTTTGAGCGGTGCCGTCCGGAATGCGCTCAACATGCCGTCAATTACGGCAGAAGAGGCGCCGAAACTGGCGCCTTTTGTCCGGTTGGCTGAGCAGTTGGGGTCTTTTGCCGGACAGCTTACTGAAACCGGGATTGAGCGCGTTCGCCTGGAATATGCCGGTGCAGTTGCCGACATGAACGTTCAGGCACTGACGTCGGCTGCACTCACTGGTTTGCTGACGCCGCTTTTACAGACCGTCAACATGGTCTCTGCACCCATCCTGGCGAAGGAAAGGGGCATGCAGATCGAAGAGGTCCGGCGCGACAAACAGGGGGCGTATGAGACCTACATCCGCCTGACTGTGGAAACGGAGCGCCAAAGCCGCTCCGTCGCCGGGACGGTGTTCGCTGACGGGAAGCCCCGGATCATCCAGGTGAAGGGCATCAATATGGAAGCTGAGCTCGGCGAGCACATGCTTTACATCACCAATGAAGACAAACCGGGCTTTATCGGCCACCTTGGAATGGAACTGGGTAACAACGAGGTAAATATTGCGACCTTCAACCTCGGCCGGACAGCGCCAGGAGAGGAAGCGATATGTCTTGTTGAAGTGGATGCCCCGGTCTCAAAAGAGGTCATGGCCCGCTTGGAGACGGTCTCCCATGTGAAGCAAGTCAAGCCGCTTCGCTTTTGACACCAATAGCGCCCGGATGAGATGTCAGCCGGGCGCTCGCTATTTTGCTGATGTGGATACTGGTTTGAAACGGGCGAAGAGCCGCCCATCAAGAACGACCAACCCACTTAACAAGAGTGCGAAGCCGGCCAGTTGAATCGCCGACAATTCTTCACCCAATAAAAGCCATCCAAAAAACAAGGCGCTGGCGGGCACCAGTAGCGTGACCAGTGAAGCGTTGGTTGCTCCCGCTTCTGCAAGAAGCCGGAAGTACATCAGGTAAGCAAGTGCAGTCGCGAAGATCCCGAGGGCGAGAACGTTGAGCCAGGCAATGACGCTTGGATCCGCTACGCTCCAAGAACGGGATGCGAACAGAGCGATCGGGGCCATGATCAGGGTTGATCCGGACAATTGACCGGTTGCCGAGATCAGGGGCGGGAGGCCTTTGAAGCGTTTGGCAAAGGTCGCTGCAAAGGCATAGGATAGCGCTGCTCCCAGACATGCCGCCTGAGCCCACAAAGGGTCTGAGACTATGCCGGACAAGCTGCCGGAGAGCATCGTTGCGACGCCGGCGATTCCGAGAGCAATACCGGCAATCTTGTGAATGCCGAGAGTTTCCTGGCGGAACAGGACACCGGCTACCAAAACCGTGAAGACCGGTGTCGTCGCGTTTAGGATAGACGCAAGACCCGCCCCGATCACAGTCTGTCCGGCAAAGAGCAGTGAAAACGGGATAACGTTGTTCAAGAGGCCCATAGCCAGAAACGAGGCCGCCATCTTTAAGGGAAACTGCTCCAAAGTGCCTTGGGCCCAGAGCACAAGCCAAAGCGCGAGACAGGCGGATGCGACGCGGAAAAACACCAGGGTCAACGCAGGGATCTCGGCAACCGCAACCTTGGCAAAGATAAACGATCCTCCCCAAATCGCGCCGAGACAAATCAGCAAGATCCAATGCTGCAATTTCATGAGGGAGCTCCAACCAGGTGAATGTCTACCGGGTACCATGTGTTTTCGGTTCCCGACACCCGAAAACCGAGCGAATGTTGGATGCGCAGGCTTGTCTTGCGCAGCGATAAAATGAACAAGCACCGGAATTGAGGAGAGTTTGATCGGTAGCTTGCGCAATTCTTCAATTAAATGGCCGGGAAGACTCGCGCGGCCAACCAATCCTGTCTATAGTCCGCGCCGTTTGCCCCGGGGACTTGTCCGGGGCTTGTTGTGTTGGCGTCAAGGACGTCACGAACCTGCTTTAGGAGAGCAAAAGCTAGATGGCGAATGTGGTTGTTGTCGGTTCGCAATGGGGTGACGAAGGCAAAGGCAAGATTGTCGACTGGTTGTCGGAACAAGCCGATGTCATTGTAAGGTTCCAGGGCGGACACAACGCTGGACATACACTCGTCATTGACGGTGTGAGCTACAAGCTCTCCTTGCTGCCATCCGGTGTGGCTCGTCCAGGCAAACTGTCTGTGATCGGCAATGGTGTGGTGCTGGATCCCCATGCGTTGGCCGAAGAGGTCAAGCGGCTCGGCGAGCAAGGCGTTGTTGTTACGCCTGAAAGCCTGCGGGTGGCTGAAAACGCAACCTTGATCCTGTCTTTGCACCGGGAACTGGACGCGCTTCGCGAAAATTCCAACACCGGCACCAAGATCGGCACAACAAAGCGCGGTATCGGTCCGGCATATGAAGATAAGGTTGGCCGCCGTGCGATCCGTTTGATGGATCTGAAAAACCTTACAACGCTTCCGGCGAAAATCGACCGGCTTCTGACCCACCACAATGCTTTGCGCCGGGGTCTGGGGCAGGACGAAGTCTCAGCGGACGCCATTTTCGAAGAGCTGTCCAGTGTCGCAGATCAGGTTCTGCCTTACATGGATAAGGTCTGGTACTTGCTCGACGAGCAACGCCGACAAGGCAAACGGATTCTCTTCGAAGGGGCTCAAGGGGCTCTTCTCGACATCGATCATGGTACATACCCGTTCGTGACATCTTCCAACACTGTTGCCGGACAGGCCGCGACAGGTTGCGGTCTCGGGCCAGGTTCCGTCGACTATGTCCTTGGGATTACGAAGGCTTACACCACGCGTGTGGGTGAGGGGCCTTTCCCGACCGAGCAACAAAACGAGGTTGGTGAGTTTCTTGGGACGCGTGGTCATGAGTTCGGCACGGTGACCGGCCGCCGCCGCCGCTGCGGCTGGTTCGATGCGGTTCTTGTGCGTCAGACCGTTTGTACGTCCGGTATCAATGGTATCGCACTGACCAAGCTTGATGTTCTGGATGGTCTTGAGGAAATCAAGATCTGCGTTGGCTACGAACTCGACGGCGAGCGCCTCGACTATCTTCCAGCGTCGCAAGGCGCACAGGAACGGGTCAAGCCGATCTATGAGAGCATGCCGGGTTGGAAAGAATCCACTGAAGGTGCGCGCACCTGGGCTGAACTTCCGGCGCAAGCGATCAAATATG
This window of the Roseibium alexandrii DFL-11 genome carries:
- a CDS encoding outer membrane protein, with the protein product MDRFFKRLSLTGFAVVLSTAGFAADLPTPVIEHVPVAPAAVGGFYLRGDIGYKVYGDPSGSFNDSAIGGLRYERESLDNTWMIGAGVGYQFNRYFRSDVTVDYEAKATATGYAPCGGCAAAGQFSTEKADIDVWTVMLNGYVDLATWNRITPYVGAGIGASYVSASNKTSLNPDGTFSSYDGSNGDWNFAWALMAGAEYAVTPNWSIDAGYRYKDLGEAKTVKLYNVGTGESREVWEDLTAHEFRIGARYTFNAPAAAPAYYPAGPITSNF
- a CDS encoding phosphoserine transaminase, giving the protein MSIVISKPDVRPANPNFSSGPCSKRPGWSLEALSDAPLGRSHRAKPGKAKLAEAIELTRKVLNVPDDYRIGIVPASDTGAVEMAMWSLLGARGVDMLAWESFGSGWVTDVVKQLKLENVRKIEAPYGELPDLSTVDFSNDVVFTWNGTTSGVRVPDGDWIPANREGLTICDATSAAFAQELDFAKLDVVTFSWQKVLGGEAAHGMLILSPRAVERLETYSPAWPLPKIFRLTKGGKLIEGIFRGETINTPSMLCVEDYLDALKWAEDLGGLAGLVARADGNLEVLADWVDQTSWVDFLPKDPVTRSNTSVCLTVVDPDILALSDEHQAAFAKGMVSMLDSEGVAYDIGAYRDAPSGLRIWAGATVEASDLKALTSWLDWAFQTEKAKHAQAA
- the serA gene encoding phosphoglycerate dehydrogenase, which encodes MAPKVLISDKLSPAAVQIFKDRGVEADFLPDVGKDKEKLREIIGQYDGLAIRSATKVTEKIIAAADNLKVVGRAGIGVDNVDIPKATARGIIVMNTPFGNAITTAEHAISMMMAVARQIPAADASTQAGKWEKSRFMGREITGKTLGLIGCGNIGSIVAERGIGLKMKVIAFDPFLTPERALALGVEKVELDGLLSRSDFITLHTPLTDKTRNTIDAAAIAQMRDGAYLINCARGGLADEQAVRDALDSGKLAGAAFDVFVDEPAKENVLFGAPTFVSTPHLGASTEEAQENVALQVAEQMCDYLLSGAVRNALNMPSITAEEAPKLAPFVRLAEQLGSFAGQLTETGIERVRLEYAGAVADMNVQALTSAALTGLLTPLLQTVNMVSAPILAKERGMQIEEVRRDKQGAYETYIRLTVETERQSRSVAGTVFADGKPRIIQVKGINMEAELGEHMLYITNEDKPGFIGHLGMELGNNEVNIATFNLGRTAPGEEAICLVEVDAPVSKEVMARLETVSHVKQVKPLRF
- a CDS encoding DMT family transporter, with amino-acid sequence MKLQHWILLICLGAIWGGSFIFAKVAVAEIPALTLVFFRVASACLALWLVLWAQGTLEQFPLKMAASFLAMGLLNNVIPFSLLFAGQTVIGAGLASILNATTPVFTVLVAGVLFRQETLGIHKIAGIALGIAGVATMLSGSLSGIVSDPLWAQAACLGAALSYAFAATFAKRFKGLPPLISATGQLSGSTLIMAPIALFASRSWSVADPSVIAWLNVLALGIFATALAYLMYFRLLAEAGATNASLVTLLVPASALFFGWLLLGEELSAIQLAGFALLLSGLVVLDGRLFARFKPVSTSAK
- a CDS encoding adenylosuccinate synthase — encoded protein: MANVVVVGSQWGDEGKGKIVDWLSEQADVIVRFQGGHNAGHTLVIDGVSYKLSLLPSGVARPGKLSVIGNGVVLDPHALAEEVKRLGEQGVVVTPESLRVAENATLILSLHRELDALRENSNTGTKIGTTKRGIGPAYEDKVGRRAIRLMDLKNLTTLPAKIDRLLTHHNALRRGLGQDEVSADAIFEELSSVADQVLPYMDKVWYLLDEQRRQGKRILFEGAQGALLDIDHGTYPFVTSSNTVAGQAATGCGLGPGSVDYVLGITKAYTTRVGEGPFPTEQQNEVGEFLGTRGHEFGTVTGRRRRCGWFDAVLVRQTVCTSGINGIALTKLDVLDGLEEIKICVGYELDGERLDYLPASQGAQERVKPIYESMPGWKESTEGARTWAELPAQAIKYVRHVEELIGAPVAILSTSPERDDTILVQNPFQD